The window CGAAGCGGCTGATACCCTGGCGAAATTTATCAGCGACGATGCCAATATCGATGCCATTCAACGCGCCGCCGTCCTGCTGGCGGACTCTTTTAAAGCCGGCGGGAAGGTGATCTCCTGCGGCAACGGCGGCTCCCATTGCGACGCGATGCACTTCGCCGAAGAGCTGACCGGCCGCTACCGCGAAAACCGCCCGGGCTACCCGGCGATTGCCATCTCCGACGTCAGCCATCTGTCCTGCGTCAGCAACGACTTCGGCTACGACTACGTGTTCTCGCGCTATGTGGAAGCGGTTGGCCGTGAAGGCGACGTGCTGCTGGGCATCTCTACCTCCGGCAACTCCGGCAACATCATCAAGGCCGTCGAAGCGGCGCGCGCGAAAGGGATGAAAGTGATCACCCTGACCGGCAAGGACGGCGGTAAAATGGCGGGTTCCGCCGACGTGGAAATCCGTGTGCCGCACTTCGGCTACGCCGACCGCATTCAGGAAATCCATATCAAAGCGATTCACATCTTGATTCAGCTGATCGAAAAAGAGATGGTTAAGGCTTGATGGCCTCGGGGGGCTGCGGTTCCCCATTAATTATAGTACGGGCGCCGCATGCCGCGTCCGTTAGGCAGTGTCAGTGTGGTTAAGGAGTGCTGGCGATGTGTGAACTGCTCGGGATGAGCGCAAACGTACCGACCGATATTTGCTTCAGCTTTACCGGGCTGGTACAGCGCGGTGGCCGCACCGGGCCACATAAGGATGGCTGGGGCATTACCTTCTATGAAGGGAACGGCTGCCGCACGTTCAAGGATCCTCAGCCGAGCTTCAACTCGCCGATCGCCCGCCTGGTGCAGGATTACCCGATCAAGTCCTGCGCGGTGGTGTCGCATATTCGCCAGGCCAACCGCGGCGAAGTGGCGCTGGAAAACACCCATCCCTTTACCCGCGAACTGTGGGGCCGCAACTGGACCTACGCGCACAACGGCCAGCTCAAGGGCTACCGGCGCCTGGAAACCGGCACCTTCCGCCCGGTCGGCCAGACCGACAGCGAGTACGCCTTCTGCTGGCTGCTGCACCAGCTGTCGCTGAAATATCCGCGCACCCCGAGCCATTGGCCCTCGGTATTCCGCTATATCGCGCTGTTGGCGGATCAGATGCGGCAGAAGGGGGTATTCAATATGCTGTTGTCGGACGGGCGCTTCGTGATGGCCTACTGCTCCACCAATCTGTATTGGATCACCCGCCGCGCGCCGTTCGGCAAGGCCACGCTGCTCGATCAGGACGTTGAGATTGATTTTCAGCAGCAGACCACACCTAACGATGTGGTCACGGTGATCGCCACCCAGCCGCTGACCGCCAACGAAACCTGGCACAAGATTGCGCCAGGCGAGTTCGCGTTATTTCACTTCGGTGAGCGGCTTGTTCTGGGCGAAGGGATTGGTGTTGGGCGTCGGGCTGGCTGACGCGTACTGCGTCATCTGGCTGCTGCTCATCAGCGGCTGGCCGAGCACGTACTGGCCGTTGGCCACGCCCATCATCGGCGGCTGATGGTTTTTGACGAAGTAGTCGTAACCCGGCTTCAGCTGGCGCCAGAAGGCGATATAGCTCGATGAACCGTGGCGCTTCAGGTTCTGTTCGGTCATGCGGAACGGATAGATGCTGATATCTATACGGCTCTGGCCATAGGCGAAAGCGGCTTCGACGTAGCGGTAAATCTCATCCATATAGGTGTTGGTCATCGCGTAGCAACCAATCGATTTACATTCCCCGTGGATCATCAGATAGGCGCCGGAATAACCCTGCGACTTGTCGTAATCATTTGGGAAACCGATATTAATCGCCCGGTAATACTTGCTGTCGGGTTTCAGATGGCGCGCGTCGACGCTATAAAAACCTTCGGGGCTTTTAAAGTCGCCTTCCCGACGTTTCGGTCCGAGGCCGCCGGAGAAATTACAGATGCGGAAGCTATTCACCAGGCGGAATTCGTTGCCCATTTTGGCATACAATTCCAGCGTGCGTTCCTCTTTGAAGATCTGAATATAGACCGGTGAACCGACCAATTGCTGTTTAACTACCGGCACCTCGGCTACCTGCTCGCTGGCGCTGCAGGCCGTGATCATCGGCATAGAAAAAAGCATCGCAAACAACAGCGCGATTTTGCTCATTATTATTCCTGCTTATATTTGTCTTATCTGTTGGCTTAATGACCACCGCCAACATGCCACTGATTATTGTTTTACTGCTGCAAAACACCGTCAGATTACCAGTGTGTTTATTTTTAGCAATATGCCATATGTATAAAAAAACGACAAAGCTCGATAAAAGTGAATCGACGGGCAGATTTTAACGATAGGTAGAGTAAAACAGCCAAAATTTAATTGCGTTTGCTTGACTCAGGTCACTGCGCAATGCAGAACAATGTTGCGAAAAATGTTAATATTCCGTCTTCAATTTAATGCGCTGTGATGATTGAAGCGAAAGGGATTATGCCATTAACCCCAAGTGTTTCATGGGCTATTTGCCGCAGATTGTTAACAGCGTTTTCTATCGCGCAAACAAGGGACGGAGGGAGTGGATCAAGGGATGCGCGTAACTCCATTTTGCAGTGCGATAGATTTCACGTTGGGCGCCCGGTCAGCGCGCCTGACCCTGAGGCCGCTCCCGTTCGGCAGCCTCATCATCCTGGCATCGTCCGCACCTGCCTCTGGGGCCGGTAAGACGTGTAAACCATTAAAAATCGTATAATCCTATGATTAAAATCAGAAAAGGGTTGGATCTGCCTATAGCCGGAGCACCGGTTCAGACAATCCACGACGGCCCAAACATTCAGCATGTCGCCCTGCTTGGGGCAGAGTATGTCGGAATGCGTCCCTCCATGCTGGTGCAGGAGGGCGATACCGTGAAGAAAGGCCAGGCGTTGTTCGAAGATAAAAAGAACCCCGGGGTTTTCTTCACGGCTCCCGCCAGCGGCCGCATCGTCGCCATTAACCGCGGTGAACGCCGGGTGCTGCAGTCGGTAGTGATTGCGCTGGAAAACGGCGGCGATGAGCAAGTGGCGTTCGCGCATTATCCGGTTGGCGAATTGGCGGTGTTGCCGCGTGAACAGGTGGAGAGCGAACTGATCGCCAGCGGCCTGTGGACCGCGCTGCGCACCCGCCCATTCAGCAAAACGCCGCGCCCCGGCAGCACGCCGCGCGCCATTTTCGTCACCGCCATGGACACCCAGCCGCTGGCCGCCGATCCGCAGGTGATTATCGCCGAGCAGCAAGCGGCGTTTAACGCCGGGCTGACGCTGCTGACGCGCCTGACCGAAGGCAAGGTGCACGTCTGCCACGCCGCCGGCGCCAAGCTGGGCCAACAGGCCGGCGCCCAGGTAACCTACAACGAATTCGCCGGCCCGCATCCCGCCGGGTTGGTGGGCACGCACATTCACTTCCTCGAGCCGGTCAGCCTGAAGAAAACCGTCTGGCATATCGGCTATCAGGACGTTATCGCCATCGGCACCTTGTTCACCACCGGCCGGCTCGATACCCGCCGGGTGGTGGCGTTGGCCGGGCCGCAGGTGGCGCAGCCGGCGTTGCTGCGCAGCCGTTTGGGCGCCAGCCTCGATGAGCTGACCGCCGGTCGCCTGAAGGCCGGTGAAAACCGGGTGATCTCCGGTTCGGTGCTGAACGGCGTGCAGGCCACCGGGCCCAACGCCTGGCTCGGGCGCTTCCATTCACAGGTTTCGGTGCTGGAAGAGGGGCGCGAGAAGGAGCTGTTCGGCTGGATCGCGCCTTCGCCGAACAAATTCTCCATTACCCGCACCACGCTGGGCCACTTCCTGAAGAACAAACTGTTCGCCTTTTCGACCACCACCCACGGCGGTGAACGCGCGATGGTGCCGATCGGCAACTACGAGCGGGTGATGCCGCTGGATATCCTGCCGACCCTGCTGCTGCGCGATCTGCTGGCGGGAGACAGCGACAGCGCCCAGGCGCTGGGCTGCCTGGAGCTGGACGAAGAAGATCTGGCGCTGTGCACCTTCGTTTGCCCCGGCAAGTATGAATATGCGCCGGTGCTGCGCGACGTGCTGACCAAGATTGAGCAGGAAGGATAACCGATGGGCCTGAAGAATTTTTTTGAGAAGATTGAGCATCACTTCACGCCGGGCGGCAAGCTGGAAAAGTGGTACCCGCTGTATGAAGCGACCACCACGGTGTTCTACACCCCCGGCACGGTAACGCGCGGCGCTTCGCACGTGCGCGACGCCATCGATCTGAAACGCATGATGATCCTGGTGTGGCTGGCGGTATTCCCGGCGATGTTCTGGGGCATGTACAACGTCGGCCAGCAGGCGATCCCGGCGCTGCATCACCTGTACAGCGGCGATCAGCTGCAGCAGGCGTTGGCGGGCGACTGGCATTATCGCCTGGCGCAGTGGCTGGGCGCCTCGCTGGCGGCGGACGCCGGCTGGATCAGCAAAATGGTGCTGGGCGCCTGCTACTTCCTGCCGATCTACGCGGTGGTGTTTATCGTCGGCGGCTTCTGGGAAGTGCTGTTCGCGGTTATCCGCAAGCATGAGATCAACGAAGGCTTCTTCGTCACCTCAATCCTGTTCGCGCTGATCGTGCCGCCGACCCTGCCGCTGTGGCAGGCCGCGTTGGGCATCACCTTCGGCGTGGTGGTGGCCAAAGAGATCTTCGGCGGCACCGGGCGCAACTTCCTCAACCCGGCGCTGGCCGGC is drawn from Serratia entomophila and contains these coding sequences:
- the lpcA gene encoding D-sedoheptulose 7-phosphate isomerase translates to MYHDLIRSELNEAADTLAKFISDDANIDAIQRAAVLLADSFKAGGKVISCGNGGSHCDAMHFAEELTGRYRENRPGYPAIAISDVSHLSCVSNDFGYDYVFSRYVEAVGREGDVLLGISTSGNSGNIIKAVEAARAKGMKVITLTGKDGGKMAGSADVEIRVPHFGYADRIQEIHIKAIHILIQLIEKEMVKA
- a CDS encoding class II glutamine amidotransferase — translated: MCELLGMSANVPTDICFSFTGLVQRGGRTGPHKDGWGITFYEGNGCRTFKDPQPSFNSPIARLVQDYPIKSCAVVSHIRQANRGEVALENTHPFTRELWGRNWTYAHNGQLKGYRRLETGTFRPVGQTDSEYAFCWLLHQLSLKYPRTPSHWPSVFRYIALLADQMRQKGVFNMLLSDGRFVMAYCSTNLYWITRRAPFGKATLLDQDVEIDFQQQTTPNDVVTVIATQPLTANETWHKIAPGEFALFHFGERLVLGEGIGVGRRAG
- the dpaA gene encoding peptidoglycan meso-diaminopimelic acid protein amidase; translation: MSKIALLFAMLFSMPMITACSASEQVAEVPVVKQQLVGSPVYIQIFKEERTLELYAKMGNEFRLVNSFRICNFSGGLGPKRREGDFKSPEGFYSVDARHLKPDSKYYRAINIGFPNDYDKSQGYSGAYLMIHGECKSIGCYAMTNTYMDEIYRYVEAAFAYGQSRIDISIYPFRMTEQNLKRHGSSSYIAFWRQLKPGYDYFVKNHQPPMMGVANGQYVLGQPLMSSSQMTQYASASPTPNTNPFAQNKPLTEVK
- a CDS encoding Na(+)-translocating NADH-quinone reductase subunit A: MIKIRKGLDLPIAGAPVQTIHDGPNIQHVALLGAEYVGMRPSMLVQEGDTVKKGQALFEDKKNPGVFFTAPASGRIVAINRGERRVLQSVVIALENGGDEQVAFAHYPVGELAVLPREQVESELIASGLWTALRTRPFSKTPRPGSTPRAIFVTAMDTQPLAADPQVIIAEQQAAFNAGLTLLTRLTEGKVHVCHAAGAKLGQQAGAQVTYNEFAGPHPAGLVGTHIHFLEPVSLKKTVWHIGYQDVIAIGTLFTTGRLDTRRVVALAGPQVAQPALLRSRLGASLDELTAGRLKAGENRVISGSVLNGVQATGPNAWLGRFHSQVSVLEEGREKELFGWIAPSPNKFSITRTTLGHFLKNKLFAFSTTTHGGERAMVPIGNYERVMPLDILPTLLLRDLLAGDSDSAQALGCLELDEEDLALCTFVCPGKYEYAPVLRDVLTKIEQEG
- a CDS encoding NADH:ubiquinone reductase (Na(+)-transporting) subunit B, which produces MGLKNFFEKIEHHFTPGGKLEKWYPLYEATTTVFYTPGTVTRGASHVRDAIDLKRMMILVWLAVFPAMFWGMYNVGQQAIPALHHLYSGDQLQQALAGDWHYRLAQWLGASLAADAGWISKMVLGACYFLPIYAVVFIVGGFWEVLFAVIRKHEINEGFFVTSILFALIVPPTLPLWQAALGITFGVVVAKEIFGGTGRNFLNPALAGRAFLFFAYPAQISGDLVWTAADGFSGATPLAQWSAGGAHSLSNVATGQSIGWMDAFLGNIPGSVGEVSTLMILIGGAIILFGRVASWRIVAGVMLGMVASAMLFNAIGSATNPMFAMPWYWHLVLGGFAFGMIFMATDPVSASFTNKGKWWYGILIGVMCVLIRVVNPAYPEGMMLAILFANLFAPLFDYLVVQANIKRRKARGE